One region of Miscanthus floridulus cultivar M001 chromosome 19, ASM1932011v1, whole genome shotgun sequence genomic DNA includes:
- the LOC136525578 gene encoding mitochondrial outer membrane protein porin 1-like, whose amino-acid sequence MFDCSLNAAYMLAVTASSTKKADLIFGEIQSQIKNKNITVDVKANSESNIITTVTVDEIATPGLKTILSFAVPDQRAGKVELQYLHDYAGVNASIGLTANPVVNLSAAFGTKALAVGADVSLDTATGNLTKYNARLRFTHEDLIASLTLNNRGESLTGAYYHKVSELSNTAVGAKLTHSFSTNENTLNFGGQHALDPLTVLKARTNNSGKASALIQHEWSPKSLVTISAEVNTKTIEKSSKVGIAVALKP is encoded by the exons ATGTTTGATTGTTCTCTTAATGCTGCCTACATGCTT GCTGTCACTGCTTCTAGCACAAAGAAAGCTGACCTGATCTTTGGTGAGATACAATCACAGATAAAGAACAAGAACATTACGGTAGATGTGAAAGCAAACTCAGAGTCAAAT ATCATTACTACAGTTACTGTTGATGAGATTGCAACTCCAGGACTGAAAACCATCCTTAGCTTTGCTGTTCCTGATCAGAGGGCTGGAAAG GTTGAGCTTCAGTATTTGCATGATTATGCTGGAGTTAATGCAAGCATTGGTCTGACAGCCAATCCGGTAGTCAACCTCTCTGCTGCCTTTGGCACTAAGGCTCTTGCAGTTGGTGCAGATGTCTCACTTGATACTGCCACTGGGAACTTAACCAAATACAACGCTAGACTGAGATTCACTCATGAAGACCTCATCGCATCCCTGACCCT GAACAACAGGGGAGAGAGCCTTACTGGAGCTTACTACCACAAGGTGAGCGAATTGAGCAACACAGCTGTTGGGGCAAAGCTTACCCACAGCTTCTCGACCAATGAAAACACCCTCAACTTTGGCGGGCAGCACGCTCTGGACCCACTAACCGTCTTGAAGGCCCGCACCAACAACTCTGGCAAGGCCAGCGCCCTCATCCAGCATGAGTGGAGCCCAAAGTCACTGGTCACCATCTCGGCCGAGGTCAACACAAAGACCATCGAGAAGAGCTCGAAGGTCGGGATTGCCGTGGCCCTCAAGCCCTGA